TGAGAAAGGTCGGGTCCATGTGGATTTCCACGCGCATGTCCAGTTCCGGGACGGTCAGGTGGTAGTTGGCCTTCTCTTTCTGGCTGGTCTTGTATTCCTGTGCGGAAACCGGCTTGATCAGCTTTTCGGCCAGCACTTCGCTGCCGGTCAGGTTGGTGACCCGGACCAGAAATCCGTCCGGACGACGGAAGGCGTAGATGCGTTTGTTCATGTACACGCGGTAGTCTTCCTGCCGGACTTCCAGAATGATGGGGCGTTGCAGGGAGAACGTGGCACGCGTGATTTCGGGAAATTCGATCGACTTGAACACTGCGTCGTCGAAGTCGATCCTTTCGGCCACGTACTTGCTCGCGCCGAAGTGGTAGGTGTTGTCCAGATAGAATTTTTCGAGCTGGGGATTGAGTCCTTCCTTGAGGGAAAGCTTGCGCACTTCCTCGCGGCCGGGAAAGACCGTGGCAATGGGAAATTCCAGAGGCCAGCCGCCGGAGGGCGAAATCAGGGCCAGCTCGGCGTAGGGTTTGTCGTAATGGTCGGTGGAGTAGTCGAACCAGAGACGGTAGCCGGTGTCGCCCAGTGGCTTGCGGTCGCCCTTGTTCAGCGCGATGTTTTCGAACTTGCGGGTGGTGACATCCATATCCACCAGATAGGTATGCTCGCCGAGCATCAGAAAGGGATCGCGGGCAAACGGTCTGGCATCGTGCGAGGTCTCGGAAACGTAGAAAAGACCTCCGGCCGGCACCATGCCCTTGCCGTCCTTGATGGAGCTGCCACGCAGGACAATGGCCTCGGACAAGTGTTTTTTCTGTCCGAGGCGGTTTTTGAAAACCTTGTTCCTGAGGCCCGCGAGATGCGGCAGGAAGGTCATGTCGGCAGCGGGAGACAGGCCGTGCGGGTCTGTCGCGGCCATGCCCGATTGCGGAAGCGCAATGAGCAGCGCCATTGCGATGACCAGAAATCGAAAAGTGTTCTTCATGTCGTGTTCCTGAGAGAGTCGGTTGTTCAAAAGTCCTTGGACATATGTCGCCCTCCAGTAAACAAGAAGCGTACCAAAAAGATTCCAAAAAAATATTCGTTTAAAAACGATATGTTGTGAGTTTTGTGATTCGTGAGGATTTTGATGATGTGCGGCGTCCCGCACACCGTTCGCAGGGCGGTGAGGAGTTGCCGCACAGTGGGCGGGGACGAGATGGCGTGGTGATTTCAGTACGAAGAAAAGCCCTTCCGGAATTTTTCCGGAAGGGCTTTTTCCTGTCTTCGGTTTCCGGTCAGGAGGCCGGTGGAAGGAATCTGTCCAGATGTTCGGTGAATCGTTGCAGGTCCGCTTCGATTTGCGGGGCCTTCTTCACGTCAAAGCAGGCAAAGGTGGGGAGCGGCGTCATGCCGAAGAACTTGAAGTTGAGATGCACGGGCAGGAACAGGTCGTCCACGCTGCTGCCCGCAAAAAAGACCTGCGATGGATTTTCAAAGGCTTCGGCCGGGGCGTTGAACGTCAGCGAGAGCATGTATTTCCGGTCATGGAGCGAACCGCCGGTTCCGTATTGCCTGTTTCCGTCCTGCCGCGTGCGGCCGTCGCCGTCGCTCAGGCGTCCGTCGATGCCCCCGGTGTAGACGAGGTCCATGTATTTCTTGCAGCTCCAGGGGACGCCCATCCAGTTCACCGGGGCCTGAAGGATCACGACATCGGCCCAGACGTGCTTTTCCACTTCCTCTTCCACATCGTAGTCGTTCAGCATGGTGGTTGTTTTGACCGCATGGCCTTTTTCGCGCAGATTGGCTTCGGCCATTTCCGTCAGCGTGCGGTTCAGCCGTCCCGGAGAAAACGGGTAATGCTCGTGTCCGTTGAGGATGAAGACGTTTTTCACGGTGCTCTCCTGTGTTTGGGAGAAAAAGGGGGAGTGCTGCGGCTCTCGGTCCGACCCGACATCGGCCTGTTGCCGGATTTTGCCATTGGGATACCCTGTTTCAATGCTTTTCGCCAGTTTTGGGCGCAATATCTCGTTGTGGCCGGACTTGCTTCGATTGGGAAGCTCGGCTACAGGTTCGGGCGAAAGGTCTGGCTGGCCTGGAGGACTCTATGCAGCGAATCGGAATAGTTTTCATGACCTGTTGCCTGTTGGTTGCGCTTGTCCGGCCCGGCGCGGCATTGGCCGAGGATTCGGTTCTTGTTGCGGGATGGGTGGAGCAGGTGCTTGTTTCCTCGCCGCTGGAAGAATCGTCCGTGGCCGTTGCCGCCAAACTGGACACCGGAGCCCTCACCTCGTCGCTGCATGCCGAGGAGGTTCGCGAAGACGAGCAGAAGGGCCTGGTTCATTTCCTGTTTGTGACGGATGACGGGAGTCGGGTCCCCATGACCTGTCCCTTTGTGCGTCATGTGCGCATCAAGCGCCGTCCGGACGGCTATCAGCGGCGGACCGTGGTGGCAGTCAGGCTCCGGCTCGGGGGCAAGGTGCTGGATACGGAAATGAATCTGACGGATCGGTCCAACTTCAACTACCGGCTGCTTGTCGGCCGCCGGGACCTCGCACACGGCGTTCTGGTGGACGCCTCCCGCAAAAACGTGCTCCGGACGATCCGGGGGAGCGATTAGGAATTACCCGACGTGAACAATTTTCAGCATCGGTTCCTCGTGCTGCTTCTGGCATGCGTGGGACTCTCCGTGTTTGCCTACAAGGTATGGTTTCTCGGTTTCCCGTTGCTGCCGGGGCAGACATCCGCCTTCTGGAAGGTCGAGGCCCACGTGGATTTCGAGGCGCAGTCCGGCCCGGCAAAGATTCGGTTGCAGACCCTGGACCGCGTACCCGGTTTCGTGGTCACGGACGAGCATTACATCGGTGGCCGCTTCGGGTTGCATACCGTGACCAGAAGCGGCAATGCCGAGGCTGTCTGGTCCAGACGCAAGGCCTCTGGCAAGCAGGATATCTTCTATTATGCCACGTTGCGTCCGGAAAGAAACTGGTCGTGGACTCCGTCTTCGGAGCCGCCCCGGTTGTTCGATCCGGGCTTTTCTCCGGCGGAACTCACTGCCGCGGACGCACTCCTGAGCAAGGCGGGCATGGAGTCCGCCGATCTGGAAACCTTTGTGCCCCTTCTCATGAAGGCGCTGCTGCATCCGGGCAGCGATCCCAATGCAACCTATCTGCTGCGCGATGCGCACAGTCGGCTCGAGGCGGTGAACATGGCCGTCCGTGTCCTGAGCCTTGCGGGCATTCCGGCCCAGTCGGTCCACGGCATCGATCTGGTTACCACCAGCGCAGCCGAGGTCCGGCACTGGCTGGAAATTCATGACGGAACCCAGTGGCGCATGTTCGATGTGGCCCGGGACAGATTTGCCACCCCGCGCGATTTCGTGCCGTGGTGGCGGGGCGACGCGCCTTTGCTCGCGGCTTCGGGCGTGAAAAATCCCGAGGTCAGGCTGTCCGTGGTCAAGGACACCATGGCAGCCATGGGCGACGTGAGCGAGCGTTTGTCCGCGACCGGCAGTCCGCTTCTGGAATATTCCCTGCTCGGCCTGCCCGTAAGGGCGCAGGCCATGTACCACATGCTTCTGCTCATTCCCGTGGGCGCGCTCCTGCTCGTGTTTCTGCGCAATGTCGTCGGCTTTTCCACCTTTGGCACGTTCATGCCCGTGCTCATTGCCCTGTCCTTTCGCGAGACCGAACTGGTCTGGGGATTGACCCTGTTCTCACTGGTCATCATTCTGGGGCTGGCCGTGCGCCTGTATCTGGAGCATCTCAAGCTGCTGCTGGTTCCCCGGCTGGCCAGCGTACTCATCGTGGTGGTGCTGCTCATGGCGGGCATCAGCATTGTCAGCTACAAGCTGGGCATGCCGCGCGGCATTTCCGTGACCCTGTTCCCCATGGTCATCCTGAGCATGACGATCGAGCGCATTTCCGTGATCTGGGACGAACTCGGGCCGTGGAACGCGATCCGGCAGGCGCTCGGCACCATGGGCGTGGCCGTGCTTACGTATGTGGTCATGATCAACGATCTGGTCGGTCATCTGGTTTTCGTGTTCCCGGAACTCTTTCTCGTGCTGCTGGCCCTGACCCTGCTGCTGGGCCGGTACACGGGCTACCGTCTCATGGACCTTGTCAGGTTCAGGGCGTTTCTGGACAGGTAGGGGCATGCGCAATCCCTTTGCAAGGCTGACCCGGGCCGGAGTCGTGGGCATGAATCTCCGCAATGCGGACTATGTCCTGCCCAACAATCCGCGTGAGCGGTATCCTCTGGTGGACGACAAGTTCATTACCAAGGAGCTTGCCGTGGCTGCCGGGCTGAATGTGCCGGAACTCTATGGCGTGGTGCGCGCTCCCCATGAGGTGCGCGACGTGCCGCACATGCTGGAAGGCCATGACGCGTTCGTGGTCAAGCCGGCCCGAGGTTCGGGCGGCAACGGCATTCTCGTGGTGTCGGATCGGCTCGGAACGCGATTCCGCAAGCCCGACGACTCCCTTGTCGCCATGGACGAGATATTCTTTCACGTCTCCAACATCCTGAGCGGCATGTACAGTCTGGGCGGCATGCCGGACAAGGCGCTCATCGAATACTGCGTCCGGTTCGATCCCGTGTTCGACGAGATCGCGTATCAGGGAGTGCCGGACATTCGCATCATCGTGTACAAGGGCGTGCCGGTCATGGCCATGCTGCGGCTGCCCACCCGGGAATCCGATGGCAAGGCCAACCTGCATCAGGGCGCAATGGGATGTGGCGTGGATATTGTTTCTGGCGTGACCACGACCGCGGTCTGGAAGAATCGGACCGTGGAGCAGCATCCGGATACGCTCAAGCCCGTGGCCGGGGTCGCCATTCCGGGCTGGACCGAACTGTTGCGGCAGGCCTCTCTTGGCTACGATGTCACCGGGCTGGGATATCTTGGCGTGGATTTCGTGCTGGACCGGGACAGGGGGCCGCTCATGCTGGAACTCAATGCCCGCCCCGGATTGGCCATTCAGATAGCGAATCTTTCCGGACTGCGGCCGCGTCTTGACTGTGTGGATGCCGCAATCGAAAACCTGCATGACGTGGAGGAACGGGTTGCCTATGCAATGCGTGCGTTTGGCTCGTAGTCTGGCCGCGATTCTCGCTCTGCTGCTTGTCTGCGGCTGCGTGGCCCTCAAGGGCAGGACGCAGA
Above is a window of Pseudodesulfovibrio tunisiensis DNA encoding:
- a CDS encoding NAD(P)H-dependent oxidoreductase, encoding MKNVFILNGHEHYPFSPGRLNRTLTEMAEANLREKGHAVKTTTMLNDYDVEEEVEKHVWADVVILQAPVNWMGVPWSCKKYMDLVYTGGIDGRLSDGDGRTRQDGNRQYGTGGSLHDRKYMLSLTFNAPAEAFENPSQVFFAGSSVDDLFLPVHLNFKFFGMTPLPTFACFDVKKAPQIEADLQRFTEHLDRFLPPAS
- a CDS encoding ATP-dependent zinc protease; translated protein: MQRIGIVFMTCCLLVALVRPGAALAEDSVLVAGWVEQVLVSSPLEESSVAVAAKLDTGALTSSLHAEEVREDEQKGLVHFLFVTDDGSRVPMTCPFVRHVRIKRRPDGYQRRTVVAVRLRLGGKVLDTEMNLTDRSNFNYRLLVGRRDLAHGVLVDASRKNVLRTIRGSD
- a CDS encoding inactive transglutaminase family protein — encoded protein: MNNFQHRFLVLLLACVGLSVFAYKVWFLGFPLLPGQTSAFWKVEAHVDFEAQSGPAKIRLQTLDRVPGFVVTDEHYIGGRFGLHTVTRSGNAEAVWSRRKASGKQDIFYYATLRPERNWSWTPSSEPPRLFDPGFSPAELTAADALLSKAGMESADLETFVPLLMKALLHPGSDPNATYLLRDAHSRLEAVNMAVRVLSLAGIPAQSVHGIDLVTTSAAEVRHWLEIHDGTQWRMFDVARDRFATPRDFVPWWRGDAPLLAASGVKNPEVRLSVVKDTMAAMGDVSERLSATGSPLLEYSLLGLPVRAQAMYHMLLLIPVGALLLVFLRNVVGFSTFGTFMPVLIALSFRETELVWGLTLFSLVIILGLAVRLYLEHLKLLLVPRLASVLIVVVLLMAGISIVSYKLGMPRGISVTLFPMVILSMTIERISVIWDELGPWNAIRQALGTMGVAVLTYVVMINDLVGHLVFVFPELFLVLLALTLLLGRYTGYRLMDLVRFRAFLDR
- a CDS encoding alpha-L-glutamate ligase-like protein, with product MRNPFARLTRAGVVGMNLRNADYVLPNNPRERYPLVDDKFITKELAVAAGLNVPELYGVVRAPHEVRDVPHMLEGHDAFVVKPARGSGGNGILVVSDRLGTRFRKPDDSLVAMDEIFFHVSNILSGMYSLGGMPDKALIEYCVRFDPVFDEIAYQGVPDIRIIVYKGVPVMAMLRLPTRESDGKANLHQGAMGCGVDIVSGVTTTAVWKNRTVEQHPDTLKPVAGVAIPGWTELLRQASLGYDVTGLGYLGVDFVLDRDRGPLMLELNARPGLAIQIANLSGLRPRLDCVDAAIENLHDVEERVAYAMRAFGS